One region of Oryza sativa Japonica Group chromosome 10, ASM3414082v1 genomic DNA includes:
- the LOC4348200 gene encoding UDP-glycosyltransferase 1, translating into MAAASAAKELHFLLVPLVAQGHIIPMVDLARLLAGRGARVTVVTTPVNAARNRAAVEGARRGGLAVELAEITFTGPEFGLPEGVENMDQLVDIAMYLAFFKAVWNMEAALEAYVRALPRRPDCVVADACNPWTAAVCERLAIPRLVLHCPSVYFLLAIHCLAKHGVYDRVADQLEPFEVPGFPVRAVVNTATCRGFFQWPGAEKLARDVVDGEATADGLLLNTFRDVEGVFVDAYASALGLRAWAIGPTCAARLDDADSSASRGNRAVVDAARIVSWLDARPPASVLYVSFGSLTHLRATQAIELARGLEESGWPFVWAIKEATAAAVSEWLDGEGYEERVSDRGLLVRGWAPQVTILSHPAAGGFLTHCGWNATLEAISHGVPALTWPNFSDQFSSEQLLVDVLRVGVRSGVTVPPMFLPAEAEGVQLTSDGVVKAVTELMDGGDEGTARRARAKELAAKARAAMEEGGSSHADLTDVIGYVSEFSAKKRQERDAGETAQQPPPSPAELGDISGDKVEADPALSVQS; encoded by the coding sequence atggcggcggcgtcggcggcgaaggagctCCACTTCTTGCTGGTGCCGCTGGTGGCGCAGGGCCACATCATCCCTATGGTGGACCTggcgcgcctcctcgccggccgcggcgcgcgcgtcaCGGTGGTCACCACGCCGGTCAACGCCGCGCGCAACAGGGCGGCCGTCGAGGGAGCGCGGCGGGGAGggctcgccgtcgagctcgccgaGATCACCTTCACCGGCCCGGAGTTCGGCCTGCCGGAGGGCGTGGAGAACATGGACCAGTTGGTGGACATCGCCATGTACCTGGCTTTCTTCAAGGCCGTGTGGAACATGGAGGCGGCGCTCGAGGCGTACGTGCGCGCGCTGCCTCGCCGCCCGGActgcgtcgtcgccgacgcctgCAACCCGTGGACGGCGGCCGTGTGCGAACGCCTCGCCATCCCGCGCCTCGTGCTGCACTGCCCCTCCGTCTACTTCCTCCTCGCCATCCACTGCCTCGCCAAGCACGGCGTGTACGACCGCGTCGCCGACCAGCTCGAGCCGTTCGAGGTGCCGGGCTTCCCCGTGCGCGCCGTCGTCAACACGGCCACGTGCCGCGGCTTCTTCCAGTGGCCCGGCGCGGAGAAGCTGGCGCGCGACGTGGTCGACGGCGAGGCCACCGCTGACGGCCTGCTCCTCAACACGTTCCGCGACGTCGAGGGCGTCTTCGTGGACGCGTACGCGTCGGCGCTCGGCCTGAGGGCGTGGGCCATCGGGCCGACGTGCGCCGCCAGGCTGGACGACGCCGACTCCAGCGCCAGCCGTGGCAaccgcgccgtcgtcgacgccgcccggATCGTCTCGTGGCTCGACGCCCGGCCGCCGGCGTCCGTGCTGTACGTCAGCTTCGGCAGCCTCACGCACCTCCGGGCGACGCAGGCGATCGAGCTCGCCCGCGGCCTGGAGGAGTCGGGGTGGCCGTTCGTGTGGGCGATCAAGGaggcgacggccgccgccgtgagCGAGTGGCTCGACGGCGAGGGGTACGAGGAGCGCGTCAGCGACAGGGGCCTCCTGGTGCGCGGGTGGGCGCCGCAGGTGACCATCCTGTCCCacccggcggcgggcgggttcCTGACCCACTGCGGCTGGAACGCGACGCTGGAGGCCATCTCCCACGGCGTGCCGGCGCTGACGTGGCCCAACTTCTCCGACCAGTTCAGCAGCGAGCAGCTGCTCGTCGACGTGCTCCGCGTCGGCGTCAGGTCGGGCGTCACGGTGCCCCCCATGTTCCTCCccgccgaggccgagggcgtGCAGCTCACCAGCGACGGCGTGGTCAAGGCGGTGACCGAGCTGATGGACGGCGGAGACGAGgggacggcgaggagggcgcgCGCCAAGGAGCTCGCCGcgaaggcgagggcggcgatggaggaAGGCGGGTCGTCGCACGCCGACCTGACGGACGTGATCGGATACGTCTCGGAGTTTTCGGCGAAGAAGCGGCAGGAGAGGGACGCCGGCGAGACCgcccagcagccgccgccatctccggcggAGCTCGGAGATATTAGCGGCGACAAGGTCGAAGCAGATCCTGCCTTGTCAGTACAATCGTAG